Below is a genomic region from Candidatus Cloacimonadota bacterium.
CATTTTTTTCATTATCTGTGATAATTGCTCCCACCGGACAAGCAGCAGCAGCTTCCTCTATACAATCGGCATTTTCATCGATGATTTCAGCAATCGCATTATCTATTATAAAACCGGTTGGACAGATATTAACGCAAACACCACATCCAATGCATTTTTCTTTGTCTATTTTGGTCATTTTATTATTTCCTTTTTTTATATTATTTGTTGTCTTATCTTCTCAATAGCCATTTCTGCCGCCTTTATCAGAGCATATTTCGTGGGAGCCGTGGTTAAAAGCGGATGCGTTCCGATTTGATAAGATATCAGTTCATATACAGTTACTTCTTTCTGAATGGCTAAACCAACAACATTGATCAGTTCCCCAACTGATTTTCCACCATACATTTCTGCACCGATAATTATGCCATTACGAGGTGAAACTATCAATTTGGTCATTATTTTTTTTGCATCTTTTATAGTTCCCGGATGTCTATCTACATCTTCGAATTTACCTGTAACATAATCTATATTTGCATATTTTGCGCTTTGTTCGATCGCTCCTGCTGAAGCAAATACAGTTCCACCAATTTCGGTTGAGAATACGGAAAGAGTTCCCACAAAATTTCGGAGAAGTTTGATCGCAAAGAGGTTATATCCTAAAATTCTTGCTTCTGCCGTAGCAGTGGAAGCAAGCATTATACTATCGGTTCTGCCGGTTACAAAACCGATTGTTTGTGAACAATCTCCAACCGCAAAAATATTCTGCTTGCGAGTACGCAGATAATTATCACATCTTATTGCTCCATTATGATTAATTTCCAAACCAACTTTTCGGGCTAATTCCGTATTCGGTTTATAACCAATTGCTACAATAACAAGATCTGCTTTCAGTACTAAACCATTTGTCAGTTTTACCGCTTCTACTTTTCCTTTTTCACCAATAATCTCTTCAATTTTATTGTCTGTATATAGGTGAATTTTTGCTTTTCCAATAACCTCGTTTGCCTTTGCTGCCACTTCTTCGGAGAAAGCACGAAATAGACAGAATTTTTCCATTTCTATGAGAGAAACATTCTTATCTTCATATTTGGCA
It encodes:
- a CDS encoding pyridine nucleotide-disulfide oxidoreductase; the protein is MKYFDVIIIGGGPSGLITGVTGKKQNPDKSFLIIKKEEKGLVPCGIPYIFHDLKDISQNATNSDPFIKAGGEILIDSVINIDLENNTLETAEGKEFSYEKLVFATGSYPNIPTFIKGYDLEGVEYIKKSYDYIDALKSKTDKAENIVIIGGGFIGVEIAEQLAKYEDKNVSLIEMEKFCLFRAFSEEVAAKANEVIGKAKIHLYTDNKIEEIIGEKGKVEAVKLTNGLVLKADLVIVAIGYKPNTELARKVGLEINHNGAIRCDNYLRTRKQNIFAVGDCSQTIGFVTGRTDSIMLASTATAEARILGYNLFAIKLLRNFVGTLSVFSTEIGGTVFASAGAIEQSAKYANIDYVTGKFEDVDRHPGTIKDAKKIMTKLIVSPRNGIIIGAEMYGGKSVGELINVVGLAIQKEVTVYELISYQIGTHPLLTTAPTKYALIKAAEMAIEKIRQQII